The proteins below are encoded in one region of Rhododendron vialii isolate Sample 1 chromosome 7a, ASM3025357v1:
- the LOC131333663 gene encoding E3 ubiquitin-protein ligase ATL6-like — protein sequence MAMDTSRPIVFILLLAVLLLSPAVTAQPPPAQYPYANFTPSMAIIIVVLIASLFLMGFFSIYLRHCTTAGAAGSVRPLGAIGSLRRRAASRGLDPEVIDTFPTFEYAAVKGKKFGMGALECAVCLNEFEDKDTLRLIPKCDHVFHPECIDMWLGSHVTCPVCRANLVPQPGETLQVPEFVVAENSAVPGEAASPRNDDVSIRVGEEREEHGIYVPAQAMNRSKSVNQNRPPRTRSFRPRMFGKFPRSHSTGHSLVTPGENTDRFTLRLPEDVRKQMMSRALNRTASCLVVLPNDGGSQREYRRGFGEGSSRGPKSFVRLDQGLKSDRWVFSMAPPFFSRSSSSVRSPKVTGDGSTSFRGKVTGDGSTSFRGVKSAVKLPSFKCLEPRGEGDEPAGLMAADSARLPV from the coding sequence ATGGCCATGGACACCAGCCGTCCGATCGTTTTCATACTGCTGCTGGCGGTGCTGCTTCTCTCTCCGGCGGTAACCGCGCAGCCCCCTCCGGCGCAGTACCCCTACGCCAACTTCACTCCTTCCATGGCCATCATAATCGTGGTCCTCATCGCCTCCCTCTTCCTGATGGGCTTCTTCTCCATCTACCTCCGCCACTGCACCACCGCCGGGGCCGCCGGCAGCGTCCGCCCGCTCGGCGCCATTGGCTCCCTGAGGCGCCGGGCGGCCTCGCGCGGCCTCGACCCTGAGGTGATCGACACCTTCCCGACCTTCGAGTACGCCGCAGTCAAGGGCAAGAAGTTCGGGATGGGCGCGCTCGAGTGCGCCGTGTGCCTGAACGAGTTCGAGGACAAGGACACCTTGCGGCTCATCCCCAAGTGCGACCACGTGTTCCACCCCGAGTGCATCGACATGTGGCTCGGGTCGCACGTGACTTGCCCGGTTTGCCGGGCCAACCTCGTCCCGCAACCGGGCGAGACCCTTCAAGTACCCGAATTTGTCGTCGCGGAAAATTCCGCAGTCCCGGGAGAAGCTGCAAGCCCCCGGAACGACGATGTATCGATACGGGTCGGCGAAGAACGGGAAGAACATGGTATTTATGTTCCTGCTCAAGCGATGAACAGGAGCAAAAGCGTGAACCAGAACCGGCCGCCGAGAACCCGATCGTTCCGTCCGAGGATGTTCGGGAAGTTTCCCCGGTCGCATTCGACCGGGCACTCGCTGGTTACCCCGGGGGAGAACACGGACCGGTTCACGCTCCGATTGCCGGAGGATGTGAGGAAGCAGATGATGAGCCGGGCCTTGAACCGGACGGCGAGCTGTCTGGTTGTTTTGCCGAACGACGGTGGCTCGCAGAGGGAGTATCGACGGGGCTTCGGAGAGGGAAGCAGCAGGGGACCGAAGTCGTTCGTGCGGCTGGACCAGGGGTTGAAGTCGGACCGCTGGGTGTTTTCGATGGCGCCCCCGTTCTTCTCTCGGTCGTCGTCGTCTGTCCGGTCTCCGAAGGTCACGGGCGATGGGTCGACGTCGTTTAGAGGGAAGGTCACCGGCGACGGATCGACGTCGTTTAGAGGGGTGAAGAGTGCGGTGAAGTTGCCGTCGTTCAAGTGTCTGGAACCGAGGGGGGAGGGAGATGAGCCCGCCGGTCTAATGGCTGccgattcggctcgtttaccgGTTTAA
- the LOC131333998 gene encoding probable serine/threonine-protein kinase PBL7 isoform X1 → METSITAGNHTINPHHSPPQVTTHNHHHDILPTTTLLIIVIPIIVVLLLLAILLVIVMLRRLKSTKNTSSSSSGSNNCLTNSNCLFNAHAHSTVNINASPEVKGGCFYGAGRNPPAKFMGVQVFTYKELELATDNFSEANVIGNGDFGVIYRGVLRDGTVAAVKKLHREGKQGERAFRVEVDLLSRLYSPYLVQLLGYCADQHHRLLIMEFMPNATLHRHLHHHHPRTLNWGVRLRVALDCAKALEFLHEHSLPSVIHRDFKSSNILLDENFRAKVSDFGLAKTGSDKINGQISTRVLGTTGYLAPEYASTGKLTTKSDVYSYGVVLLELLTGRVPVDTKRPPGEHVLVSWALPRLTNREKIEDMVDPSLQCQYSKKDLIQVAAIAAMCVQPEADYRPLMTDVVQSLIPLIKNHPSLGPSSSLRFNQRVSPKA, encoded by the exons ATGGAAACTAGCATCACTGCAGGAAATCATACCATTAACCCCCACCATTCACCTCCTCAAGTAACCACCCACAATCACCACCATGACATTCTCCCTACCACTACCCTTCTCATAATTGTAATCCCCATTATCGTTGTTCTCTTACTCCTAGCAATACTACTCGTTATCGTGATGCTCCGACGTCTGAAATCGACTAAGAACACGAGCAGTAGCAGCAGTGGCAGCAACAATTGCCTCACCAACAGCAATTGCTTGTTCAATGCTCATGCTCATAGCACTGTCAACATCAATGCAAGCCCAG AAGTGAAGGGAGGGTGTTTTTATGGAGCGGGCCGAAACCCGCCGGCTAAGTTCATGGGAGTCCAAGTATTCACATACAAGGAGCTTGAATTGGCCACCGATAATTTCAGCGAAGCAAATGTGATCGGAAATGGAGATTTTGGAGTAATTTACAGAGGGGTTTTAAGAGACGGTACTGTTGCAGCAGTCAAGAAATTGCACAGGGAAGGAAAGCAAGGGGAACGAGCATTCCGGGTAGAG GTTGATTTATTGAGCCGCTTATACTCTCCTTACTTGGTGCAACTGCTAGGCTATTGTGCAGACCAGCACCACCGCCTGCTAATAATGGAATTCATGCCCAACGCCACCCTCCaccgccacctccaccaccaccaccctcgtACGCTGAACTGGGGGGTCCGCCTGCGCGTGGCCCTCGACTGTGCCAAAGCTCTCGAATTCCTTCACGAGCACTCATTGCCCTCCGTCATCCACCGCGATTTCAAGTCCAGTAACATCCTCTTGGATGAGAATTTCAGAGCCAAGGTTTCCGATTTTGGATTGGCCAAGACAGGATCGGATAAGATCAACGGTCAGATCTCGACGCGCGTGCTGGGGACCACCGGTTACTTAGCCCCCGA GTATGCATCAACAGGTAAACTTACCACGAAATCAGATGTATACAGCTACGGTGTGGTACTTCTGGAACTCCTAACGGGCCGAGTACCCGTCGATACCAAGCGGCCACCTGGAGAACATGTCCTTGTCTCTTGG GCTCTTCCAAGGTTAACTAACAGAGAGAAAATAGAGGACATGGTTGATCCATCTCTCCAATGCCAGTACTCCAAAAAGGATCTAATCCAG GTAGCAGCAATTGCCGCAATGTGTGTGCAACCGGAAGCAGACTACCGGCCTCTAATGACTGACGTGGTGCAGTCGTTAATTCCTCTCATTAAGAATCACCCCTCGTTAGGTCCCTCAAGTTCCTTGAGATTTAACCAAAGAGTAAGTCCCAAGGCATGA
- the LOC131333374 gene encoding uncharacterized protein LOC131333374 — MELFQKAITVKLSHRDKYLVAEDDQESVYLDRDGLLKNAVWSVEFVEDEANYLRFKSCYGKYLTASNVPFLLAGSKGRKVLQTDLLKNVPDSSIEWEPIRDGFSVRFKTPRGSFLRPNGGLPPWRNSVTHDIPHRMGTQEKILWDIDVVWAIPKTPTPSPNLHRQSSNAKFPTGRTPPTLAPPKFSKVKH, encoded by the coding sequence ATGGAACTTTTCCAAAAAGCGATTACGGTAAAATTAAGCCACAGGGACAAGTATTTGGTGGCAGAGGACGACCAAGAATCTGTGTACCTGGACCGCGATGGCTTGTTGAAGAATGCAGTCTGGAGCGTCGAATTTGTCGAAGACGAGGCAAACTATTTGCGCTTCAAAAGTTGTTACGGGAAATACCTTACAGCGTCGAACGTGCCATTTCTTCTTGCGGGGTCAAAAGGGAGGAAAGTTCTTCAAACTGATCTCCTGAAAAACGTCCCCGATTCCTCCATTGAATGGGAGCCGATAAGAGATGGTTTCTCGGTGCGATTCAAGACACCCAGGGGCAGCTTTTTGCGGCCCAATGGGGGGTTGCCGCCGTGGAGGAACTCCGTGACTCATGACATTCCTCATCGGATGGGCACGCAAGAGAAGATTTTGTGGGACATTGACGTGGTGTGGGCGATTCCAAAAACACCAACGCCGTCGCCTAACCTTCACCGCCAATCATCAAATGCGAAATTCCCCACAGGAAGGACACCGCCTACCCTTGCACCTCCAAAATTTAGCAAGGTGAAGCACTGA
- the LOC131333998 gene encoding probable serine/threonine-protein kinase PBL7 isoform X2, whose product METSITAGNHTINPHHSPPQVTTHNHHHDILPTTTLLIIVIPIIVVLLLLAILLVIVMLRRLKSTKNTSSSSSGSNNCLTNSNCLFNAHAHSTVNINASPVKGGCFYGAGRNPPAKFMGVQVFTYKELELATDNFSEANVIGNGDFGVIYRGVLRDGTVAAVKKLHREGKQGERAFRVEVDLLSRLYSPYLVQLLGYCADQHHRLLIMEFMPNATLHRHLHHHHPRTLNWGVRLRVALDCAKALEFLHEHSLPSVIHRDFKSSNILLDENFRAKVSDFGLAKTGSDKINGQISTRVLGTTGYLAPEYASTGKLTTKSDVYSYGVVLLELLTGRVPVDTKRPPGEHVLVSWALPRLTNREKIEDMVDPSLQCQYSKKDLIQVAAIAAMCVQPEADYRPLMTDVVQSLIPLIKNHPSLGPSSSLRFNQRVSPKA is encoded by the exons ATGGAAACTAGCATCACTGCAGGAAATCATACCATTAACCCCCACCATTCACCTCCTCAAGTAACCACCCACAATCACCACCATGACATTCTCCCTACCACTACCCTTCTCATAATTGTAATCCCCATTATCGTTGTTCTCTTACTCCTAGCAATACTACTCGTTATCGTGATGCTCCGACGTCTGAAATCGACTAAGAACACGAGCAGTAGCAGCAGTGGCAGCAACAATTGCCTCACCAACAGCAATTGCTTGTTCAATGCTCATGCTCATAGCACTGTCAACATCAATGCAAGCCCAG TGAAGGGAGGGTGTTTTTATGGAGCGGGCCGAAACCCGCCGGCTAAGTTCATGGGAGTCCAAGTATTCACATACAAGGAGCTTGAATTGGCCACCGATAATTTCAGCGAAGCAAATGTGATCGGAAATGGAGATTTTGGAGTAATTTACAGAGGGGTTTTAAGAGACGGTACTGTTGCAGCAGTCAAGAAATTGCACAGGGAAGGAAAGCAAGGGGAACGAGCATTCCGGGTAGAG GTTGATTTATTGAGCCGCTTATACTCTCCTTACTTGGTGCAACTGCTAGGCTATTGTGCAGACCAGCACCACCGCCTGCTAATAATGGAATTCATGCCCAACGCCACCCTCCaccgccacctccaccaccaccaccctcgtACGCTGAACTGGGGGGTCCGCCTGCGCGTGGCCCTCGACTGTGCCAAAGCTCTCGAATTCCTTCACGAGCACTCATTGCCCTCCGTCATCCACCGCGATTTCAAGTCCAGTAACATCCTCTTGGATGAGAATTTCAGAGCCAAGGTTTCCGATTTTGGATTGGCCAAGACAGGATCGGATAAGATCAACGGTCAGATCTCGACGCGCGTGCTGGGGACCACCGGTTACTTAGCCCCCGA GTATGCATCAACAGGTAAACTTACCACGAAATCAGATGTATACAGCTACGGTGTGGTACTTCTGGAACTCCTAACGGGCCGAGTACCCGTCGATACCAAGCGGCCACCTGGAGAACATGTCCTTGTCTCTTGG GCTCTTCCAAGGTTAACTAACAGAGAGAAAATAGAGGACATGGTTGATCCATCTCTCCAATGCCAGTACTCCAAAAAGGATCTAATCCAG GTAGCAGCAATTGCCGCAATGTGTGTGCAACCGGAAGCAGACTACCGGCCTCTAATGACTGACGTGGTGCAGTCGTTAATTCCTCTCATTAAGAATCACCCCTCGTTAGGTCCCTCAAGTTCCTTGAGATTTAACCAAAGAGTAAGTCCCAAGGCATGA